A genomic region of Arachis hypogaea cultivar Tifrunner chromosome 5, arahy.Tifrunner.gnm2.J5K5, whole genome shotgun sequence contains the following coding sequences:
- the LOC112803392 gene encoding dehydrodolichyl diphosphate synthase CPT3-like, whose product MHKDTGGITSNLLGGLSSCLRKCIFGILSMGPVPHHIAFIMDGNRRFAKKSNLAEEIGHKAGFSSLISMLRYYYELGVKYVTVYAFSIDNFKRKPKEVQSLMELMREKIEELLQDESIINEYGVKLHFIGNLQLLAEPVRISMEKAMKVTVHNKQKVLLVCVALTTSFFGAIPFILFNLSLYINKII is encoded by the coding sequence ATGCACAAAGATACTGGAGGTATTACAAGCAACCTACTTGGAGGTTTATCCAGCTGTCTTAGGAAATGCATATTCGGCATATTATCTATGGGTCCTGTGCCACATCATATTGCTTTTATCATGGACGGGAATCGAAGGTTTGCAAAGAAGAGTAACTTGGCTGAAGAGATTGGTCATAAGGCTGGATTTTCATCTCTCATTTCCATGCTTAGGTATTATTATGAATTAGGAGTGAAGTATGTAACTGTCTATGCATTCAGCATCGATAACTTCAAAAGAAAGCCCAAAGAAGTGCAATCCTTGATGGAATTGATGCGAGAAAAGATTGAGGAGTTGCTTCAAGATGAAAGCATTATCAATGAATACGGTGTTAAACTACATTTTATTGGAAACTTGCAGTTATTGGCTGAACCTGTGAGGATTTCAATGGAAAAGGCAATGAAGGTCACTGTCCACAACAAACAGAAAGTATTGTTAGTTTGTGTAGCCTTAACTACCTCATTTTTTGGTGCCATTCcttttatactatttaacttgagtttgtatattaataagattatatga